The sequence TACCAGCGTCGGATTCTTATCGACGATCGTCCACGTTGCCCATTGACCGTTCGGTATCGTCAGTCCAGGGTGGCTCGCCGTGACTTCGCGCGGCTGCGGCGGCAGCTTGCAGCCTTCCACCGTTTGCGGCGCGCTGTCGTCTTCGAGCGTTTCCTGCGCTTCGATCGCGAGCGTCACGGAGTCGGTGCTCGCCTCAGTGGGCGAGACCGTCAGCGTGCGCGAGAGATCGATGTTGCCCGCCGGCTTGTCCTTGCAGCCGACGTCATGCGTGACGTCGTGATGATGCGTCTCGGTGTGCGCCTGGCCGACCGTCGTCGTGGCGTCGAAGGAATCGATCTGCTGCCCGTCGCGCATGATCTGCAGCTCCCAGTGCACCGCCGGCTGCGCCGCGGTTTGCGCGTGCGCGGCGATAGACAAGGTGAACCAGGCGGCTGACAGCACGGCGGCACGGGCTTTCCACATGCAGGGTCTCTCCACGGCGCTCTAAAAAGCATAGGCGCCCATCTTACGCTCTCTCGAAAATACGGTTTTCAGACTGCGCAGCGGGGGACGGGTTCAGTCGGCGCGAGCGCGGTCCGAACGCAGCCCGCCGTATCAGCAGCACAGCGCGTCGGCTGCTCGCTTGCGCATGAATATTGCGCCGTTACACTCAAATCACGGCGTGTCGGAATGTGCGCCAAATCGAGGTATCGCGCGTTATATCGATACCCGATCGGGCCGAGCATCAGGGGCCGACCGTCAGCACGCACGAAGAGCGAGGTGAGCGATGACAACCGCCATGGTCAAACAGGAACTCGCGTTGGCGTCGTTCAGCAAGGTCTACGATCTCGACGAGGTCGAAACCGCGCTGAACGAACTCGGGGAAGGCGCGAATGAAGCGCTGCGCGTCATGTACGAAAAGATGCTGAAGGTCGGCAATCTGCGATTTTGCGTGAAGCCGAACCGGATGCCGTCGATCGACGCTCTGATCGACGCGCTGCCCAACTTCGCGGAACCGCTCGACGACGTGCGCAAGCAAGTCGCGCTGTGCCTCGAAACCGACGACCGGCTCGAACTGATGCCGATTCTCTTGCTCGGCGACCCCGGCATCGGCAAGACGCATTTCGCGAAGCAGCTCTCGCGTTTGCTTGGCACATCGTATCAATACGTGGCGATGAGCTCGCTGACGGCGGGGTGGATCTTGTCGGGCGCGTCGTCGCAGTGGAAGAACGCGAAACCCGGCAAGGTGTTCGATGCGCTCGTGCACGGCAGCTACGCGAACCCGGTGATCGCGATCGACGAAATCGACAAGGCGAGCGGCGATTCGCAATACGATCCGCTCGGCGCGCTCTACGCGCTGCTCGAGCAAGAGACCGCGCGCACCTTCATCGACGAGTTCGCCGAGATCCCGATCAACGCCGGCCATGTGATCTGGATCGCGACCGCCAACGACGAGCGCGCGATCCCCGAGCCGATCCTCGACCGGATGAGCGTCTACGAAATCGCCGCGCCCGATCGCGACGGCGCGCGGCGCATCGCGCAGTCGATCTACGAAGAGATCCGCTCGGCACACGTGTGGGGCCAGCGCTTTCCTGCGGCACTCGCCGACGACACGCTCGACGCGCTCGCGCTGGCATCGCCGCGCGACATGCGCCGCGCGATATTGAACGGCTTCGGCGCGGCGCGCGTGGCCGGGCGCGATCAAGTGCGTCCCGGCGACATCCGGCTCGAACACGGCACGCGGCGCAAGCCGATCGGTTTTTGAGGCGCTCGGCTAGAGGCGCGCCGCGGTTTGGTGTGAAAAATCTCCCGATCGAGCGCAAATGCACGAGGTTTCACCAAAGCGATCCGACGCCAATGCCGGTTGGCGCACGATCGTCGCGCTTCTGTCACGTTCCTGTCACGCCGTCCGCAGTAGTTGTACGGATGTGGACGTTTGCGTGCTCCTCCAAGTCGTACAATTTATGTGAAGCGCGAAAGCGAACAGTGTGCGCAGCGAGCCTGGCGCACCCTGTGTCCAACGCGGGTGGAGAGGCGCAGTGCATGGCGCCGCAAGGACAAACACACATATGGATCAGATCGAATGCGTAGTGATCGGCGCAGGGGTGGTCGGTCTTGCCGTGGCGCGCTCACTGGCGGCGCGCGGACGCGAAGTGATCGTGCTCGAAGCGACCGAGGCCATCGGCACCGGCACGAGCTCGCGCAATAGCGAAGTCATTCACGCGGGCCTGTACTATCCGCGCGGCTCGTTGAAAGCGACGCTCTGCGTGCGCGGCCGCGAAATGCTCTACGAATATTGCGCGGCGCGCGGCGTGCCGCACGAGCGCTGCGGCAAGCTCTTGGTCGCCACGGCGCGCAACCAGATTCCGCAACTCCAGGCGATCGAGGCGCGCGGCAAGGAAAACGGCGTGCTGGACTTGATCCGCATGACAGGCGACGAGGCGCATGAACTCGAGCCCGCGCTGTCGTGCGTCGCCGCGGTGTTCTCGCCGCAGACGGGCATCGTCGACAGTCATCAACTGCTGCTCGCGCTGCAAGGCGATGCGGAGAACGACGGCGCGGTCTGCGTGTTTCATGCGCCGGTCGAATCGATCGATTGCCGCAACGGGCGCTTCATCGTGAGCGTCGGCGGCGCGTCGCCGACGACGATCAGCGCGGCGTGCATCGTCAACAGCGCGGGGCTGCAGGCGAACGCGATCGCGCGCAAGATCCACGGGCTCGATCCGCGCCACGTGCCGCCGCTCTATCTGGCGCGCGGCAACTATTTCACCGTGTCGGGACGCGCGCCGTTCTCGCGGCTCGTCTACCCGATGCCGAACGAAGCCGGACTCGGCGTGCACCTGACGATCGATCTCGGCGGACAGGCGCGCTTCGGTCCCGATGTCGAGTGGATCGATGCGATCAATTACGACGTCGATCCGCATCGCGCCGATTCGTTCTACGCGGCGATCCGCGAAT comes from Trinickia violacea and encodes:
- a CDS encoding AAA family ATPase, translated to MTTAMVKQELALASFSKVYDLDEVETALNELGEGANEALRVMYEKMLKVGNLRFCVKPNRMPSIDALIDALPNFAEPLDDVRKQVALCLETDDRLELMPILLLGDPGIGKTHFAKQLSRLLGTSYQYVAMSSLTAGWILSGASSQWKNAKPGKVFDALVHGSYANPVIAIDEIDKASGDSQYDPLGALYALLEQETARTFIDEFAEIPINAGHVIWIATANDERAIPEPILDRMSVYEIAAPDRDGARRIAQSIYEEIRSAHVWGQRFPAALADDTLDALALASPRDMRRAILNGFGAARVAGRDQVRPGDIRLEHGTRRKPIGF
- a CDS encoding NAD(P)/FAD-dependent oxidoreductase, which gives rise to MDQIECVVIGAGVVGLAVARSLAARGREVIVLEATEAIGTGTSSRNSEVIHAGLYYPRGSLKATLCVRGREMLYEYCAARGVPHERCGKLLVATARNQIPQLQAIEARGKENGVLDLIRMTGDEAHELEPALSCVAAVFSPQTGIVDSHQLLLALQGDAENDGAVCVFHAPVESIDCRNGRFIVSVGGASPTTISAACIVNSAGLQANAIARKIHGLDPRHVPPLYLARGNYFTVSGRAPFSRLVYPMPNEAGLGVHLTIDLGGQARFGPDVEWIDAINYDVDPHRADSFYAAIREYWPALPEGALQPAYAGIRPKLSGPGEPAADFVIQGPAAHGVRGLVNLFGIESPGLTASLAIAQRVCEVAGRGLSSA